In one window of Geotrypetes seraphini chromosome 3, aGeoSer1.1, whole genome shotgun sequence DNA:
- the HTR1B gene encoding 5-hydroxytryptamine receptor 1B gives MELQTRCQPAPDTLNVFQANDSYHDKNCSSRGTYRDASGLSSWQIILTIIMALITLATVLSNAFVIATVYQTRKLHTPANYLIASLAFTDLLVSILVMPISTMYTVTGKWTLGQVVCDVWLSSDITCCSASILHLCVIALDRYWAITDAVEYTKKRTPKRAAVMIVLVWVFSISISMPPFFWRQAKVEGELSVCEVNTDHILYTIYSTVGAFYFPTLLLIALYGRIYVEARSRILKQSPKKRGKRLTRAHLITDSPESVSVSSLNSKAPDMTSETGSPVYQNQVKVKVSDALLEKKKIMAARERKATKTLGIILGAFIVCWLPFFIITLVLPICKDACWFHTSIFDFFTWLGYLNSLINPIIYTMSNEDFKQAFHKLMRFRCKC, from the coding sequence ATGGAGCTGCAAACCCGTTGTCAACCAGCACCTGACACGCTGAATGTTTTTCAAGCCAATGACTCCTATCATGATAAAAATTGTAGCAGTCGAGGAACCTATCGCGATGCATCTGGTCTCTCCTCCTGGCAGATAATCCTGACCATTATCATGGCTCTTATCACTTTGGCCACTGTATTGTCCAATGCATTTGTAATTGCAACAGTCTATCAGACGAGAAAATTGCACACTCCTGCCAATTACCTTATAGCCTCCCTGGCTTTCACCGACCTCTTAGTCTCTATTCTTGTAATGCCCATCAGCACCATGTATACTGTGACTGGCAAATGGACTTTGGGTCAGGTAGTCTGTGATGTGTGGCTATCATCAGATATCACTTGTTGCAGTGCATCTATTCTCCATTTGTGCGTGATAGCTTTAGACAGATATTGGGCCATCACGGATGCAGTTGAGTACACCAAGAAAAGAACTCCCAAGAGGGCAGCAGTTATGATCGTGCTGGTGTGGGTCTTTTCCATATCGATTTCTATGCCCCCCTTTTTTTGGCGACAAGCGAAAGTTGAAGGCGAATTGTCTGTCTGTGAAGTGAACACAGACCACATCCTGTACACCATTTATTCTACTGTTGGGGCATTTTACTTCCCTACGTTACTTCTCATTGCACTGTATGGAAGGATCTACGTGGAAGCCAGATCCAGGATTTTGAAACAGTCGCCAAAGAAAAGGGGGAAGAGATTGACGAGGGCTCATTTGATCACTGATTCACCCGAATCGGTGTCTGTATCTTCCTTAAACTCCAAGGCTCCCGACATGACCAGCGAAACGGGATCGCCAGTCTATCAGAATCAGGTTAAAGTTAAAGTTTCAGACGCCCTTTTGGAGAAGAAGAAGATCATGGCCGCAAGAGAGCGGAAAGCCACCAAGACTTTGGGAATTATCCTGGGAGCTTTCATTGTCTGTTGGCTGCCCTTCTTCATCATCACCTTGGTGTTGCCCATCTGTAAGGATGCTTGCTGGTTCCATACCTCCATTTTTGACTTTTTCACGTGGCTGGGATATCTCAACTCTTTAATTAACCCGATAATCTATACTATGTCAAATGAGGACTTTAAACAAGCTTTTCACAAACTGATGCGTTTTAGATGCAAATGCTGA